One genomic region from Pseudomonas sp. R5-89-07 encodes:
- a CDS encoding ATP-binding protein → MLAAVKLTSATRQNLWRLTFIRTLVLAAQAGSVGLAYWFDLLPLPWLQLAVTLGFSTVLCAFTAIRLRTTWPVTELEYALQLACDLFIHSVLLYFSGGSTNPFVSYYLVPLTIAAVTLPWRYSVVLSGIALTLYTLLLAQFYPLQTFPIARENLQIYGMWLSFALSAAVITFFAARMAEELRRQEELRAIRREEGLRDQQLLAVATQAAGAAHELGTPLATMSVLLKEMTQDHHDPALQDDLSVLQGQVKQCKLTLQQLVRAAEANRRLAVEMQDVTQWLDEALNRWHLMRPEASYRFSLLGQGSVPRMAPPPDLTQALLNLLNNAADACPEGLGVQLDWDAENVTISIRDHGAGVPLAIAEQIGKPFFTTKGKGFGLGLFLSKASVTRAGGSVKLYSHEEGGTLTELRLPRVARGDIDE, encoded by the coding sequence ATGCTCGCCGCCGTAAAACTGACTTCCGCCACTCGCCAGAACCTCTGGCGCCTGACGTTCATTCGCACCCTGGTACTGGCCGCACAGGCCGGTTCTGTCGGGCTCGCCTATTGGTTCGACCTGCTGCCGCTGCCCTGGCTGCAACTGGCCGTGACCCTCGGCTTCTCCACCGTGCTTTGTGCGTTCACCGCCATCCGGTTGCGCACCACGTGGCCGGTCACCGAGCTGGAATATGCCCTGCAATTGGCGTGCGACCTGTTTATCCACAGTGTGTTGCTGTATTTCTCCGGTGGTTCCACCAACCCGTTCGTTTCTTATTACCTGGTGCCACTGACCATTGCCGCCGTGACCCTGCCGTGGCGCTATTCGGTGGTGCTGTCGGGCATCGCGCTGACGCTGTACACCCTGCTGCTGGCGCAGTTCTATCCGTTGCAGACGTTTCCCATCGCCCGCGAAAACCTGCAGATCTACGGCATGTGGCTGAGCTTTGCGCTGTCTGCCGCCGTGATCACCTTTTTTGCCGCGCGCATGGCTGAAGAGCTGCGCCGCCAGGAAGAACTTCGTGCGATTCGCCGTGAAGAAGGCTTGCGCGACCAGCAGTTATTGGCCGTCGCCACCCAGGCCGCGGGTGCGGCACATGAGCTGGGCACGCCGCTGGCGACCATGAGCGTGCTGCTCAAGGAGATGACCCAGGACCACCACGACCCGGCGTTGCAGGATGACCTCAGCGTGCTGCAGGGACAGGTCAAACAGTGCAAATTGACCCTGCAGCAACTGGTACGCGCCGCCGAAGCCAATCGGCGTCTGGCCGTAGAGATGCAGGACGTCACCCAGTGGCTCGACGAAGCGCTGAACCGTTGGCACCTGATGCGCCCCGAAGCCAGTTACCGTTTCAGCCTGTTGGGCCAGGGCAGCGTGCCACGCATGGCGCCGCCGCCTGACCTCACCCAGGCCTTGCTCAACCTATTGAACAACGCCGCCGACGCCTGCCCTGAAGGTCTGGGTGTGCAGTTGGACTGGGACGCGGAAAACGTCACCATCAGCATTCGCGACCACGGCGCGGGCGTGCCGCTGGCCATTGCCGAGCAAATCGGCAAGCCGTTTTTTACCACCAAGGGCAAAGGCTTCGGCCTCGGCCTGTTTCTGAGCAAGGCCAGCGTGACCCGCGCCGGCGGCTCAGTGAAGCTCTATAGTCATGAGGAAGGTGGCACGCTTACCGAGCTGCGCCTGCCCCGTGTCGCACGAGGAGATATCGATGAGTGA
- a CDS encoding response regulator transcription factor yields the protein MSDEIQVEGEELPHLLLVDDDATFTRVMARAMSRRGFRVSTAGSAEEGLTIAQADLPDYAALDLKMDGDSGLVLLPKLLELDPEMRVVILTGYSSIATAVEAIKRGACNYLCKPADADDVLAALLSEHADLDTLVPENPMSVDRLQWEHIQRVLTEHEGNISATARALGMHRRTLQRKLQKRPVRR from the coding sequence ATGAGTGACGAGATCCAAGTCGAAGGCGAAGAACTGCCGCATTTATTGCTGGTAGATGATGACGCCACCTTTACCCGCGTGATGGCTCGCGCCATGAGCCGTCGCGGCTTTCGCGTCAGCACCGCAGGCTCGGCCGAAGAAGGCCTGACCATCGCCCAGGCCGACCTGCCGGACTACGCCGCGCTCGACCTGAAAATGGACGGCGACTCGGGCCTGGTGCTGCTGCCCAAGCTGCTCGAACTCGACCCGGAAATGCGCGTGGTGATCCTCACCGGCTATTCCAGCATCGCCACCGCCGTCGAAGCCATCAAGCGTGGCGCCTGCAATTACCTGTGCAAGCCGGCGGATGCCGATGACGTGCTTGCCGCGCTGCTCTCCGAGCACGCCGACCTCGACACCCTGGTGCCGGAAAACCCGATGTCGGTAGATCGCCTGCAGTGGGAGCACATCCAGCGCGTCCTGACGGAGCACGAAGGCAACATCTCCGCCACCGCCCGCGCCCTTGGCATGCACCGCCGCACGTTGCAGCGCAAACTGCAGAAGCGCCCGGTACGGCGCTGA
- a CDS encoding ABC transporter ATP-binding protein/permease, translating into MNQNAEYSAVNDAVHGQFFRRTWAMITPYWRSEEKGRAWLLLAAVIGLSLFSVAISVWINHWYKDFYNALQKKDTVAFWQLIGYFGGIAAVAILGAVYRLYLTQMLTIRWRAWLTEKHFARWLAHKNYYQLEQGGYTDNPDQRISEDLNTFTSSTLSLGLGLLRNVVSLVSFSIILWGVSGSIEVFGITIPGYMFWCALLYAAVGSWLTHLIGRRLIGLSNQQQRFEADLRFSMVRVRENAESIALYDGEPNEKQRLSSRFGKVWHNFWDIMKVSKRLTFFTAGYSQIAIIFPFIVAAPRYFTGKIELGELMQINSAFGNVQENFSWFINAYSELASWRATSDRLLSFRQAMTDNEQRAPAIDVRPEGERLVVQGLGMDLADGRHLLIDADMTVEPGQRVMLSGRSGSGKSTLLRAMGHLWPAGHGSIRLPAARYLFLPQKPYLPIGTLKAVLSYPQDDSAYPAQRYAQVLETCRLPHLVSRLDEANHWQRMLSPGEQQRLAFARALLFAPQWLYMDEATSAMDEEDEATLYQALIDELPGLSIVSVGHRSSLKRFHGRHVRIEGGRLQEQQPA; encoded by the coding sequence ATGAATCAGAACGCTGAATACTCCGCGGTCAACGATGCGGTGCACGGGCAATTCTTTCGCCGAACCTGGGCGATGATCACGCCGTATTGGCGCAGTGAAGAGAAGGGCAGGGCCTGGTTGCTGCTGGCTGCCGTGATTGGTCTGTCGCTGTTCAGCGTGGCGATATCCGTGTGGATCAACCACTGGTACAAGGATTTCTACAACGCCCTGCAGAAAAAGGACACTGTCGCCTTCTGGCAGTTGATCGGTTACTTCGGCGGCATTGCGGCCGTGGCGATCCTTGGTGCGGTGTATCGCCTGTACCTGACCCAGATGCTTACCATCCGCTGGCGTGCCTGGCTGACCGAAAAGCACTTCGCGCGCTGGCTCGCTCACAAGAACTACTACCAGCTGGAGCAGGGCGGTTACACCGATAACCCTGACCAGCGGATTTCCGAAGACCTCAACACCTTCACCTCCAGCACCTTGAGCCTGGGCCTGGGGCTGCTGCGCAACGTGGTCAGCCTGGTGTCGTTCTCGATCATCCTGTGGGGCGTGTCCGGCAGCATCGAGGTGTTTGGCATCACCATTCCCGGCTACATGTTCTGGTGTGCGCTGCTGTATGCGGCCGTGGGCAGTTGGCTGACGCACCTGATCGGGCGTCGCTTGATCGGCTTGAGCAACCAGCAACAGCGCTTCGAAGCGGACCTGCGTTTTTCCATGGTGCGGGTGCGGGAAAATGCCGAAAGCATTGCCCTCTACGACGGCGAGCCGAACGAAAAGCAGCGTCTGAGTTCGCGCTTCGGCAAGGTCTGGCACAACTTCTGGGACATCATGAAAGTGTCCAAGCGCCTGACCTTCTTTACCGCCGGCTACAGCCAGATAGCGATCATCTTTCCGTTTATCGTCGCCGCGCCGCGCTACTTCACCGGCAAGATCGAACTGGGCGAGCTGATGCAAATCAACTCGGCGTTCGGCAATGTGCAGGAAAACTTCAGTTGGTTCATCAATGCCTATTCGGAACTGGCGTCGTGGCGTGCCACCAGTGATCGTCTGCTGAGCTTCCGTCAGGCCATGACCGACAATGAGCAGCGCGCGCCGGCCATCGATGTTCGCCCCGAAGGCGAGCGCCTGGTGGTGCAGGGCCTGGGCATGGACCTGGCCGACGGCCGTCACTTGCTCATTGACGCCGACATGACCGTGGAACCAGGTCAGCGTGTGATGCTCAGCGGGCGTTCCGGCAGCGGTAAAAGTACCTTGCTGCGCGCCATGGGGCATTTGTGGCCGGCAGGGCACGGCAGCATCCGTCTGCCGGCTGCGCGTTATCTGTTTCTGCCACAGAAGCCTTATTTACCGATAGGCACGTTGAAGGCGGTGTTGAGTTATCCACAAGACGACAGCGCCTATCCGGCACAACGTTATGCACAGGTGCTGGAAACCTGCCGCCTGCCGCATCTGGTCAGCCGTCTTGATGAAGCCAACCACTGGCAGCGCATGCTCTCGCCGGGCGAACAGCAGCGCCTGGCCTTCGCCCGCGCCCTGTTGTTCGCGCCGCAGTGGCTGTACATGGACGAAGCCACCTCGGCGATGGATGAAGAGGATGAGGCGACGTTGTACCAGGCGCTGATCGATGAGTTGCCGGGGCTGAGTATCGTCAGTGTCGGGCATCGCAGCAGCCTCAAGCGCTTTCATGGGCGACATGTGCGGATCGAGGGTGGGCGGTTGCAAGAACAGCAGCCAGCCTAA
- a CDS encoding YhcB family protein, producing MEHSLLVWLLPTLALVAGVAIGFLVARLLPNAAPNRTQRQLDDIQERFDSYQNEVVTHFNSTATLVKKLTQSYQEVQDHLADGANRLALDDITRQRLLAALHSDAPQTPRERLTPPRENQEPPRDYAPKTPNAPGMLDEHYGLKK from the coding sequence GTGGAACACTCGCTCTTAGTTTGGTTGTTGCCGACTCTTGCCCTGGTTGCCGGTGTCGCCATTGGTTTCCTGGTTGCCCGCTTGCTGCCGAATGCCGCGCCTAACCGCACGCAGCGTCAGCTGGATGACATTCAGGAACGTTTTGACAGTTATCAGAACGAGGTTGTTACCCACTTCAACAGCACCGCGACCCTGGTCAAGAAGCTCACCCAGAGCTACCAGGAAGTACAGGATCATCTCGCCGATGGCGCTAACCGCCTGGCCCTCGACGACATCACCCGCCAGCGCCTGCTGGCCGCGCTGCATTCCGATGCACCGCAAACACCCCGCGAACGCCTGACCCCCCCTCGGGAAAACCAGGAACCGCCACGGGACTACGCGCCAAAAACGCCGAACGCCCCAGGCATGCTGGATGAGCATTACGGCCTGAAGAAGTAA
- a CDS encoding alpha/beta hydrolase, with the protein MRETPVLIDGPVGQLEALYLDHPEPRGLALICHPNPVQGGTMLNKVVSTLQRTARDAGLITLRFNYRGVGASAGSHDMSTGEVDDAEAVATWLRAKHPELPLTLLGFSFGGYVAASLGGRLEAKGEKLAHLFMVAAAVMRLRDSDVLPQDCPLTLIQPETDEVVDPQVVYDWSAALKRPHELLKVAECGHFFHGKLTDLKDLVLPRLSN; encoded by the coding sequence ATGCGTGAAACCCCTGTTTTGATCGATGGCCCGGTGGGGCAATTGGAAGCCTTGTACCTGGATCACCCCGAACCACGTGGCCTGGCGCTGATCTGCCACCCCAACCCGGTGCAGGGCGGGACCATGCTCAACAAGGTTGTCTCGACCTTGCAACGTACCGCCCGCGATGCCGGTTTGATTACATTGCGTTTCAACTATCGTGGCGTCGGTGCGAGTGCCGGTAGCCATGACATGTCCACCGGTGAAGTCGACGATGCCGAAGCGGTCGCCACCTGGCTGCGGGCAAAACACCCCGAGCTGCCGCTCACCCTGCTGGGTTTTTCCTTCGGTGGCTATGTGGCCGCCAGCCTCGGCGGCCGCCTGGAAGCCAAGGGTGAAAAGCTGGCTCACCTGTTCATGGTTGCCGCTGCCGTGATGCGTCTGCGCGATTCGGATGTTCTGCCACAGGATTGCCCGTTGACCCTGATCCAGCCGGAAACCGACGAAGTGGTCGACCCGCAAGTCGTCTACGACTGGTCCGCCGCCTTGAAACGCCCCCATGAGCTGCTGAAAGTGGCAGAATGCGGACACTTTTTTCACGGCAAGCTCACCGATCTGAAGGATCTGGTGCTGCCGCGCCTCTCGAATTGA